From the genome of Gemmatimonadota bacterium, one region includes:
- a CDS encoding dCMP deaminase family protein → MDRISWDEYFLRIAYAVSARSNCIRRHIGAVIVNDKIITSTGYNGTPMGIPNCFDGGCRRCNSDGPSGANLDECICIHAEENAIVFAARHGSSTSGATLYTTNKPCLGCLKKSIQAGIRRVVYAEEYAYTKSVAEVYEWLVGESGIKMVELKLDQHPETVVHTV, encoded by the coding sequence ATGGACAGGATCTCCTGGGACGAGTATTTCCTGCGCATCGCCTATGCCGTTTCGGCGCGATCGAACTGCATACGCCGGCACATCGGCGCTGTGATCGTGAACGACAAGATCATCACCAGCACGGGCTACAACGGCACTCCCATGGGCATTCCCAACTGCTTCGACGGCGGATGCAGGCGGTGCAACTCGGACGGACCGTCCGGGGCGAACCTCGACGAATGCATCTGTATACACGCCGAAGAAAACGCCATCGTCTTCGCCGCGCGCCACGGGTCATCCACGAGCGGCGCCACGCTCTACACGACCAACAAGCCCTGCCTGGGCTGCCTGAAAAAGTCCATCCAGGCGGGGATCCGCCGGGTGGTCTATGCGGAGGAGTACGCCTACACGAAGTCCGTCGCAGAGGTGTATGAGTGGCTGGTGGGAGAATCCGGTATCAAAATGGTCGAATTGAAGTTGGACCAGCATCCGGAGACCGTCGTGCATACGGTCTGA
- a CDS encoding AI-2E family transporter, whose translation MLSESTFTFDRVVRIAIAVGVIWLLITLIAYLSDVLIPFAVALLLAYLINPLTSWLQRKLPFKHRIISVLLSLTIILAAVILFLSVLIPMVVSEVAQMQRLLSGLVDADQWQARLQDYVPEEIRMYIADLVRFEELVQLLNFENIRLFFQQVLPGIWGVFSGTISFVIGLAVIIVILLYLVFILLDFDEISEGWKDLIPDQYRKVVLDVVSDFTRAMRVYFRAQALIAFIVGLLFALGFWLIGLPMGILLGLFIGLLNMVPYLQVVGLIPAVLFAIVGALGAGESIWVMLILVLTVFAVVQVIQDAILVPRIMGRATGFNPAVILLSLSIWGKLLGILGLLIALPVTFLAHSYYKRFLKGSQPVEEQ comes from the coding sequence ATGCTGTCCGAAAGTACCTTTACCTTCGACCGCGTAGTCCGCATCGCCATCGCCGTGGGCGTGATCTGGCTGTTGATCACCCTGATCGCCTACCTGAGCGATGTGCTCATCCCCTTCGCCGTCGCACTGCTGCTCGCCTATCTGATCAATCCCCTGACTTCCTGGCTGCAACGGAAACTGCCCTTCAAGCACCGAATCATCTCTGTACTGCTGAGCCTGACGATCATTCTCGCGGCCGTGATCCTGTTCCTTTCCGTTCTGATCCCGATGGTCGTGTCCGAAGTCGCACAGATGCAGCGGCTGCTCTCCGGGCTGGTGGACGCGGACCAGTGGCAGGCGAGACTTCAGGACTATGTGCCCGAGGAAATCAGGATGTACATCGCGGACCTGGTCCGCTTCGAAGAACTGGTCCAACTGCTGAACTTCGAGAACATCCGGCTGTTCTTTCAACAGGTCCTGCCCGGCATATGGGGCGTATTCTCAGGCACCATCAGCTTCGTCATCGGTCTTGCGGTCATCATCGTCATCCTGCTCTACCTGGTGTTCATCCTGCTGGACTTCGACGAGATCTCCGAAGGCTGGAAGGACCTGATCCCCGATCAGTACCGGAAGGTCGTCCTCGACGTCGTATCGGACTTTACCAGGGCCATGCGGGTGTATTTCCGCGCCCAGGCCCTCATCGCCTTCATCGTCGGCCTGCTCTTCGCGCTGGGCTTCTGGCTGATCGGCCTGCCCATGGGCATATTGCTGGGCCTTTTCATCGGGCTGCTCAACATGGTGCCCTACCTGCAGGTCGTGGGCCTCATCCCGGCGGTGCTGTTCGCGATTGTCGGGGCCCTGGGCGCCGGCGAAAGCATCTGGGTCATGCTCATCCTCGTCCTGACCGTGTTCGCCGTCGTACAGGTCATCCAGGACGCCATCCTGGTGCCCAGGATCATGGGCAGGGCGACCGGGTTCAATCCGGCCGTGATCCTCCTTTCCCTGTCCATCTGGGGAAAACTGCTGGGTATCCTCGGGTTGCTGATCGCGCTGCCGGTGACTTTCCTGGCCCACTCGTACTACAAGCGGTTCCTGAAAGGATCTCAACCGGTGGAGGAGCAGTAA
- a CDS encoding HEAT repeat domain-containing protein, translated as MVDRSYLFDDDAMRDFIVNGYHVINVDKPVALHDDIYEKTKAIIDEDGNPGNNLLPRVPEIQQVYDDPKVQGALTSLLGPDYVMHAHRHPHVNPPNSRGGAWHKDSYWGYTKVRDHHPRWIMAMYYPQDTPVEIGPTGVIPGSHYIESREETVGGNGSVPDGFPASGKAGTVTIIHFDLWHRAYPNQTDKVRYMMKFQFTRMSEPDRPGWDRQREDIDLGDLSEDPRSAMWRNMWHWLAGNGSAGTRQEGGEDVESLAGDLTHELEQKRLHAAYTLAECGEAALPHLMEALQHERDEVRREACYGLGALGAAAVEPLVSLLGHGNERIRGYAVYALGDIRHGNPSVAARLAGLSDDPSPFVRQNLADALGQMKLAADSAVPALIGMMKDEDEQVRSRSAYALARFGDDAQVAIPQLADACYDENRYVQGQAAIALEQIGTPEALRTLLHWLQASRWCPLTTAKSTY; from the coding sequence ATGGTGGACAGATCCTACCTTTTCGACGATGACGCCATGCGCGACTTCATCGTGAACGGCTATCACGTAATCAATGTGGACAAGCCGGTCGCGTTGCACGATGACATCTACGAGAAAACGAAGGCAATCATCGACGAAGACGGGAATCCGGGGAACAACCTGCTGCCTCGCGTGCCCGAGATCCAGCAGGTCTACGACGATCCCAAGGTGCAGGGCGCGCTGACGAGCCTGCTCGGACCGGACTACGTGATGCACGCCCACCGCCACCCGCACGTGAACCCGCCGAACAGCCGGGGAGGCGCCTGGCACAAGGACAGCTACTGGGGTTACACCAAGGTGCGGGACCACCATCCGCGCTGGATCATGGCCATGTACTATCCCCAGGACACCCCGGTGGAAATCGGTCCGACGGGGGTGATCCCGGGAAGCCACTATATCGAGTCCCGCGAGGAGACCGTCGGCGGGAATGGGTCCGTTCCCGACGGGTTCCCCGCGAGCGGCAAGGCAGGCACCGTTACCATCATTCACTTCGACCTCTGGCACCGGGCGTATCCGAACCAGACGGACAAGGTCCGGTACATGATGAAGTTCCAGTTTACGCGGATGTCGGAGCCCGATCGCCCCGGGTGGGACCGGCAGCGCGAAGATATCGACCTCGGCGATCTGTCGGAAGATCCCCGGAGCGCCATGTGGCGGAACATGTGGCACTGGCTCGCCGGAAACGGGTCGGCCGGGACCCGGCAGGAAGGCGGGGAGGACGTCGAGTCGCTCGCCGGCGACCTGACCCACGAACTCGAGCAGAAGCGCCTGCACGCGGCCTATACCCTGGCGGAGTGCGGGGAGGCTGCCTTGCCCCACCTGATGGAAGCGCTCCAGCATGAACGGGACGAGGTCCGACGGGAAGCGTGCTATGGGCTCGGCGCGCTGGGTGCCGCGGCCGTCGAACCGCTGGTCTCCCTGCTCGGGCATGGGAACGAGCGGATCCGGGGCTATGCGGTCTACGCCCTTGGAGACATCCGGCACGGCAACCCGTCGGTAGCGGCGCGCCTGGCGGGTCTGTCTGACGACCCGTCACCCTTTGTCCGCCAGAACCTGGCCGATGCCCTCGGCCAGATGAAGCTGGCCGCGGATTCGGCCGTTCCCGCGCTGATTGGCATGATGAAGGACGAGGATGAGCAGGTGCGCTCCAGGAGCGCCTACGCGCTGGCCCGGTTCGGGGACGATGCCCAGGTGGCCATTCCACAACTCGCGGACGCGTGTTACGATGAAAACAGGTACGTGCAGGGCCAGGCCGCCATCGCCCTCGAACAGATCGGTACGCCGGAAGCCCTGCGCACGCTGCTGCACTGGTTGCAGGCCTCGCGGTGGTGTCCCCTGACGACGGCGAAGAGTACGTACTAG